The genomic window GACCTGGCCTACGAGGAGGGCCGCAAGGTCTGCCTCCTGGGGCGCTCCATGGAGCGCAACGTGGCCGTGGCCCGGACCCTGAAGCGCCTTTCGCTTCCCGACGACCTCTTCATCGAGCCCAAGGAGGTCCCCCTCTTCCCCCCGAAGAAGGTCGCCGTGCTCTGCACCGGCTCCCAGGGCGAGGAGATGGCCGCCCTGCAGCGCATCCTCAAGGGCGAGGTCAAGGGCATCAAGATGGTCGAAGGCGACCGGCTCCTGCTCAGCTCCCGCGCCATCCCCGGCAACGAGGTGAGCATCTCCCGCACGCTGGACACCGCGGCCCGCCTGGGCGCGGAGACCACCCTGGAGGGCCTGGGCGTCGTCCACGCCACGGGCCACGGCCACCGCCCCGACTCCGCCGAGATGATCGCCATGGTGCGCCCGCGCCACATGGTGCCCGTGCACGGCACCTACCGGAACCTCAAGGTCCACGCCCAACTGGCCGCGTCCATGGGCTACGACAAGGAGCACATCCTCTTCCTGGACGGCGGCGAGTGCCTGCGCCTCTTCAAGGACGGCAGGGTCAAGGAGGCCGGCAGCGTCCCCGTGGGCAAGTGCTTCGTGGACCAGGGCGTGGACCACATGGTGGACGCCCGGGTCATCCACGACCGCCTCATCCTCCAGGAGGACGGCATCGTCATCGCCACGCTGGTCGTCGACCCCGAGACCGGGGACCTGGCCGCGGAGCCCTCCATCCTCACCCGCGGTTTCGTGGTGCTCAACGACGACCAGGCCTATTCCGAACTGCTCCGGGCCACCGTCAAGAACGCCTTCGAGGAGGCCCCGCGGGAGATCCGGAAGGACAAGGACCTGCTGGTGGAATTCCTGCGCCAGTCCCTGCGCCGCACCATCCGCAAGACCACCCAGACCCGGCCCGTGGTGGTGCCGATGATCCTGGAGACCGGAAGCGGCGAACCTGCACCTCCTGCCGCGAAACAGAAGAAACGAACCCGCAGGTAACGAGCGGGTTCGCCGGGAAAAGCAGGGCAGGCCAGGCTTCGAACGGCTACTTCGCGTCCTTCAGCCCTTCCCTCAGCCGCTGCTGGATCTCCTCCATCACGAGGATGAGGCGGGCCTGCTGGGCGGGGGCGAGGCCGGAGCGGATGTCCTCCTCGAACTGCTTGCGGCCGGCCTCCTGGGCCCGCCGCAGGGTCATGTACTGGTCCACCACCGGCTTGAGCCGGGCGTTCTTCTCGTCCTCGGCCTCGGGTCCCATGAGGATCTGGTGGAACTGCCTGCGGAGCTCAGCGGTCTGCTGGCCCCGCTCCATGTGCTCGCGGTCCCAGCGGCCCCACTTCTCGGCCATCACCCGGGCCCGGTCCTCAGGGAGGCCAAGCACCTTGGTGATGCGGCTCACCCGCCACTGGAAGAGGCGGGCCATGAAATGCGGATCCTGGACCCGGCTGGGGGAGGGGGCTTCGGTCCGGTGGGGGGTCTGCGGGGCCCGGGGCGCCTGGGCGGCCAGGGTGGCGGAAAGGCCGAGCAGCAGTGCCATTCTCATCACGGGCGCCTCCGGGTGGGTCATCACTTGGAATCCTTGGCCGGCTTGGGCTCCAGGCCCTCGAGGACCGTGGCGGCCTTGTCGGGGGGGAGCCTGCGCAGCTGGGCCACCTCGTCATCCCCTTCCATGAAGGGGGTCTCGGGCAGCGCGGCCGGGAGCTCCGCGGCCGGCGGCGTGTAGGTGGCCTCCACCAGGGGCTGGCGGTTGGCCCGGCCCAGCCAGAAGCCGCCGAAGCCCACGGCCATGAGGAGGGCGGCGGCCAGGGCCCAGAGGGCCGAGGGGCGGTCGCCCGCGCGGGGGCGGCTGGGCAGCTTGCGAAGGACGCGCCCGGGAAGCTGATCGAAATAGCCCGCCGGCGCCACGGCGGCGGGGGCGTCCTCCATGGCCAGCCAGGTCACCCGGGCCTCGGAGCAGCCGGCGCAGGCCTTCACGTGGGCCTCCACCTCGGGCGGCAGGTCCAGGGGATCCACTTCGATGGCGGCGAGGGCTTCAAGGCAGTTCATCATGGCCTTCCCCCTTTGATGAGTTGCGATAGGTTCTGGATGGCGTGGAACACATGGGCCTTCACGCTGCCCACGGAAATGTTCATCTCCGAGGCGATCTGTTCATATTTCCAATCATTCTCGATCTTGAGCGTGAGGGCCTGGCGCTGGCGCTTGGGCAGCCGCGGGAGGGCCTCCCGGAGCAGGCGCCTGGACTCCTGGTCCAGGAGCGTGGACATCTGGTTGTCCTCCACCCGGAGCGCCAGATGCTCCGGGCCGTCGGGCGTGGCGTCCAGGCTTTCGTGGCTGGAGCGGGTCCGCCCGAGGAAATTGAGCGCCTGGCGGGTGGTGATGGTGATGAGCCAGGTGCGGAAGGAGGATTCGAACCGGAAGCCGGGCAGGGCCCGGTAGACCCGGAGGAAGGTCTCCTGGACCACGTCGTCCGCGTCCAGGTGGTTCTTGAGGATGGAGAAGGCCTTGCCGTAGACGTCCCGCTGGAACCGCTCCACCAGGTTGGCGAAGGCGGCCTGGTCTCCGGCCTGCGCGGCCACGACCCATTCCTGGATCTCGGGACCGTGGTACGGGGAATCCAGGGCGGCCTGCTGCATCAACCTCTCGTCTCTGGCTGGGATAGCTAGGGATATCATCAAGGGCCCACCCGCAAAGCACAAGACCCGGACTTGGGTCCTGCCTACTAGACCCCGGGGGCCGGGCCCGGGTTGAATGGTATAAAGAATCTGGAGAAACCCATGTCCGCTTCCCTCAGCCGCATCTACCCCCTGCTCACCGAAGCCCAGATCGCCGCCCGCGTCCAGGAGCTGGGTGAGGAGATCTCCCGCGACTACGCGGGCAAGGACCTGGTCGTCATCGGCCTCCTGAACGGCGTCTACCCCTTCTTCGCCGACCTGACCCGGGCGATCAAGCTCGACATGGACGTGAACTTCATGCGGGTGGCCAGCTACGGCCACGGCCTGGAGTCCACCGGCGAGGTGAAGATCCTCACCGACATCGACAAGTCCATCCGGGGCCGCCACGCCCTGGTGGTGGAGGACATCGTCGACACGGGCCTGACCCTCCACAAGGTGCGCAACCTGCTGCTGGACCGCGAGCCCGCCAGCCTGAAGATCTGCACCCTCCTCAG from Geothrix sp. 21YS21S-2 includes these protein-coding regions:
- a CDS encoding ribonuclease J; protein product: MDFASPPFIDWQNPPAKDELRLIPIGGLGEFGMNALVVHTAKSLFLVDCGQLFPSEDQPGIDSIIPDFAYLEPFADRIDAVLLTHGHEDHLGALPYFLERWPVPVYGTAFTMGILEGKLREHELWSSRHMHVVEDFARIKVGRGEIQAEWIPVTHSIPDACAIALHTPWGVVVHTGDYKLDPTPVDGRLTGTARLKELGDAGVAVLLSDSTNILNTKPTPSEEDCRGGLRDAFRATKGKLFTATFSSNIHRIQIFLDLAYEEGRKVCLLGRSMERNVAVARTLKRLSLPDDLFIEPKEVPLFPPKKVAVLCTGSQGEEMAALQRILKGEVKGIKMVEGDRLLLSSRAIPGNEVSISRTLDTAARLGAETTLEGLGVVHATGHGHRPDSAEMIAMVRPRHMVPVHGTYRNLKVHAQLAASMGYDKEHILFLDGGECLRLFKDGRVKEAGSVPVGKCFVDQGVDHMVDARVIHDRLILQEDGIVIATLVVDPETGDLAAEPSILTRGFVVLNDDQAYSELLRATVKNAFEEAPREIRKDKDLLVEFLRQSLRRTIRKTTQTRPVVVPMILETGSGEPAPPAAKQKKRTRR
- a CDS encoding RNA polymerase sigma factor — its product is MQQAALDSPYHGPEIQEWVVAAQAGDQAAFANLVERFQRDVYGKAFSILKNHLDADDVVQETFLRVYRALPGFRFESSFRTWLITITTRQALNFLGRTRSSHESLDATPDGPEHLALRVEDNQMSTLLDQESRRLLREALPRLPKRQRQALTLKIENDWKYEQIASEMNISVGSVKAHVFHAIQNLSQLIKGGRP
- the hpt gene encoding hypoxanthine phosphoribosyltransferase; the protein is MSASLSRIYPLLTEAQIAARVQELGEEISRDYAGKDLVVIGLLNGVYPFFADLTRAIKLDMDVNFMRVASYGHGLESTGEVKILTDIDKSIRGRHALVVEDIVDTGLTLHKVRNLLLDREPASLKICTLLSKPSRRRVEVPVDYTGFSIEDHFVVGYGLDLEGKLRNLPYVGIYNPA